In Brevibacterium zhoupengii, the following are encoded in one genomic region:
- a CDS encoding TadE family protein: MTTGCSCEPRRSKRHRDAGTATAEFAVVMPAIVLLIVVLAGAAAVGFSQLRAFDAARSAAREIARGEPQAAVVTEAKKHAGKASEVLVRSEGGYSTVTVTIELPAAIIFLNEVEAAATARTEGDRSAGGEALSLPVTGDPS; the protein is encoded by the coding sequence ATGACGACCGGATGCTCCTGTGAACCGCGACGATCGAAGCGGCACCGAGATGCGGGAACGGCCACCGCGGAATTTGCCGTTGTCATGCCCGCCATCGTGCTTCTCATCGTCGTGCTCGCAGGGGCAGCCGCCGTCGGCTTCTCACAGCTGAGAGCCTTCGACGCAGCCAGATCTGCGGCCAGGGAGATCGCCCGCGGCGAGCCACAGGCCGCAGTCGTGACCGAAGCGAAGAAGCACGCCGGGAAGGCCTCCGAGGTGCTCGTTCGTTCCGAGGGCGGATACTCGACGGTGACTGTGACTATCGAGCTGCCCGCAGCGATCATCTTCCTCAACGAGGTCGAGGCGGCCGCAACGGCACGAACAGAGGGAGACCGCTCTGCAGGCGGCGAAGCCCTGAGCCTGCCTGTGACAGGAGACCCGTCGTGA
- a CDS encoding GNAT family N-acetyltransferase, with protein MAPVTPFNQLSNVEQAEEYAENLFTGRHVRLRPLQEDDLPYLEQWWFDPSIVVLQNHTVLPRPEGGVSEQFSLWSANKDTDAVGFSIELLETEEFVGHVTLFARNSVNQSATLAIVLGPEFHGRGYGSDAVQLGIKYGFLQLGLNRIELQTWAFNTRGIASYTKAGFVEEGRRREAVFFNGRRHDEVIMAILKEEWAGRS; from the coding sequence ATGGCACCGGTTACGCCCTTCAATCAACTGTCCAATGTCGAACAAGCCGAAGAATACGCCGAAAACCTCTTCACAGGTCGACACGTACGGCTGCGTCCACTGCAGGAAGACGATCTTCCTTACCTCGAACAGTGGTGGTTCGACCCCTCGATCGTGGTCCTGCAGAATCACACTGTCCTTCCACGCCCCGAAGGCGGCGTCTCCGAACAGTTCTCACTGTGGAGCGCAAATAAGGACACCGACGCGGTCGGCTTCAGTATCGAGCTGCTCGAAACCGAGGAGTTCGTCGGCCACGTGACACTCTTCGCGCGGAACTCGGTCAACCAGTCCGCCACACTGGCCATCGTCCTCGGCCCGGAATTCCACGGTCGTGGCTACGGCTCCGATGCTGTGCAGCTGGGTATCAAATACGGTTTCCTGCAGCTGGGACTCAATCGTATCGAGCTGCAGACTTGGGCATTCAACACCCGAGGCATCGCCTCCTACACTAAGGCCGGTTTCGTCGAAGAGGGACGCCGTCGTGAGGCCGTGTTCTTCAATGGCCGCCGGCACGACGAGGTCATCATGGCGATCCTCAAGGAGGAATGGGCCGGCAGAAGCTGA
- a CDS encoding Rv3654c family TadE-like protein has translation MTNIVVGLCSMILVLVTAIGGLSQAFAAHSTAQSAADLAVLAAADAVRGLATGEPCDIAKQVAQRNGAVVSDCRASMAEQSAYVQVEVEIPGPLPKVKEKAVAGK, from the coding sequence GTGACGAACATCGTTGTCGGTTTGTGCTCAATGATCCTGGTCCTTGTCACCGCCATCGGCGGGCTCAGCCAAGCCTTCGCCGCCCACAGCACCGCACAGAGCGCTGCCGACCTTGCGGTGCTCGCGGCAGCCGACGCGGTTCGCGGACTCGCCACGGGCGAACCCTGCGACATCGCCAAGCAGGTCGCGCAGCGCAACGGAGCAGTCGTCAGTGACTGCCGAGCCTCGATGGCAGAGCAGAGCGCCTATGTTCAGGTCGAGGTTGAGATCCCAGGACCGCTGCCGAAAGTGAAGGAGAAGGCCGTGGCCGGGAAGTAG
- a CDS encoding type II secretion system F family protein: MAALLVGILIATGALLWSGRSDGRLRRLLDGPGNRPRNGVEQPSVESQRGSGSSPRVDDDLLAFDLDLVAICLTSGLPIPVALALTAEATGDRSGLGRVARSMSIGGQELSADDRLLPVLEVFEFSEHTGVGPAPLIESVAQELRDSSRRRRQEAAAALGVKLVVPLGVCILPAFLLLSVVPVVISLLSDLTTVFF; the protein is encoded by the coding sequence ATGGCTGCACTCCTCGTGGGAATCCTCATCGCAACAGGAGCACTGCTGTGGTCGGGCAGATCCGATGGTCGGCTGCGGCGATTGTTGGACGGACCGGGCAACCGCCCGAGAAATGGCGTCGAACAGCCAAGTGTGGAATCACAGAGAGGTTCCGGCTCTTCGCCGCGGGTGGACGATGACCTGCTCGCATTCGACCTTGATCTCGTGGCCATCTGCCTCACTTCCGGGCTGCCGATCCCGGTCGCCCTGGCGCTGACCGCCGAGGCGACAGGGGACCGGTCGGGCCTGGGTCGAGTCGCACGATCGATGTCGATCGGAGGCCAGGAGCTCTCGGCTGATGACCGACTCCTGCCCGTCCTCGAGGTCTTCGAATTCTCCGAGCACACCGGTGTCGGGCCCGCCCCGCTCATCGAGTCCGTCGCGCAGGAACTGCGAGACTCGTCCCGTCGACGCAGGCAGGAGGCGGCAGCGGCTCTCGGTGTCAAACTCGTCGTGCCGCTCGGAGTCTGCATCCTTCCTGCCTTTCTGCTGCTTTCGGTTGTTCCGGTGGTCATATCACTGCTGTCGGATCTGACGACTGTCTTCTTCTGA
- a CDS encoding type II secretion system F family protein, with protein MVTAIAVLVALSVILSAPLDPASRLQDLLRTPADGDKPRRVGRRAKADPEQEKLWAISAVENCAHLLKVGMTPQAVMSTLSRQNVQLAPISRAISLGEEPGRAIATRGAELPEAAAEVFAGMSSVWTVSERSGAPAADMILRYARAQRSALDADRERHIAMAGPKATVRVLSWLPLIGVGLGLLIGVKPVELFSGLPGQLSIGGGIVLYLLGRWWMRRMMVRAEA; from the coding sequence ATGGTCACCGCCATTGCCGTGCTCGTGGCGCTGAGCGTGATACTCAGCGCACCACTGGATCCGGCCTCACGACTGCAGGATCTGCTGCGCACCCCCGCCGACGGCGATAAGCCCCGCCGAGTCGGACGGCGCGCCAAAGCAGATCCCGAGCAGGAGAAGCTGTGGGCCATTTCTGCGGTGGAGAACTGTGCACATCTGCTCAAGGTCGGAATGACTCCGCAGGCGGTGATGTCGACCCTAAGCAGGCAGAACGTGCAACTGGCACCGATTTCGCGAGCGATCTCACTCGGCGAGGAACCCGGCCGAGCCATCGCCACCAGAGGAGCCGAACTGCCAGAAGCCGCCGCCGAGGTGTTCGCTGGCATGTCGTCCGTGTGGACCGTATCGGAACGATCCGGGGCACCCGCCGCTGACATGATTCTGCGTTATGCGCGGGCACAGCGCAGCGCCCTGGACGCTGATCGGGAGAGACACATTGCGATGGCCGGGCCCAAAGCGACAGTGCGAGTCCTCAGCTGGCTGCCCCTGATCGGCGTCGGTCTCGGTCTGCTCATCGGCGTCAAGCCAGTAGAACTGTTCTCAGGACTGCCCGGCCAGCTGAGCATCGGCGGCGGCATCGTTCTCTACCTCCTCGGACGCTGGTGGATGAGACGAATGATGGTACGAGCAGAGGCCTGA
- a CDS encoding TadA family conjugal transfer-associated ATPase — protein MSEWLDASLVAEVRKTLLDNPGPVTTAAVAEAVQRTGRVLGSSALLELVNRLSAQLSGAGPLQSVLEVADTTDVFVNGPREIFADVGTGPRLLDLSLGSEDEVRSLAVRLAALGGRRLDDSSPFVDVRLPDGVRMNAIVPPISGDHTTISFRVPRHAGFTFEQLLTGGFIPEDVHELLTTAVRSRANILISGGTGTGKTVLLGALLGLVDSDHRIVIVEDSRELIVGHSHVVQLAARQANVEGGGEVTLTDLVRNALRMRPDRLVVGECRGAEVRDMLTALNTGHEGGSATIHANTAEAVPSRLAALGALANMSPQAVFSQFSTAIDLVIHLRRVGADRGITELAIPTRESSSGVRMEPVWGRPSPLSEGTFNRRALSRFEAVLEQKAA, from the coding sequence ATGAGCGAATGGCTTGACGCCTCGCTCGTGGCTGAGGTCCGCAAGACCCTGCTCGACAATCCGGGGCCGGTGACGACGGCAGCAGTCGCCGAGGCGGTCCAACGTACAGGTCGCGTGCTCGGTTCCAGCGCGCTCCTGGAACTCGTGAACAGGTTGTCCGCGCAGCTCTCCGGAGCAGGTCCCCTCCAGTCCGTGCTCGAGGTCGCTGACACCACCGACGTCTTCGTCAATGGCCCGCGAGAGATCTTCGCCGACGTCGGCACCGGGCCTCGGCTGCTCGACCTGTCCCTGGGTTCTGAAGACGAAGTGCGCTCTCTGGCCGTGCGTCTGGCTGCTCTGGGCGGTCGGCGTCTCGACGATTCGAGTCCGTTCGTCGATGTCAGACTGCCCGACGGGGTGCGCATGAATGCGATCGTGCCTCCCATCTCCGGAGACCATACGACGATCTCCTTCCGTGTTCCGCGCCACGCCGGCTTCACCTTCGAACAGCTCCTCACCGGCGGGTTCATCCCCGAAGACGTGCACGAGCTCCTCACCACAGCGGTGCGATCTCGTGCCAACATTCTGATCTCAGGCGGCACAGGAACTGGGAAGACGGTCCTCCTCGGCGCGCTTCTGGGGCTTGTTGATTCGGATCATCGCATCGTCATCGTCGAAGACTCCCGAGAACTCATCGTCGGTCACTCCCACGTCGTCCAGCTCGCCGCCCGCCAGGCCAATGTCGAAGGCGGCGGTGAGGTGACCTTGACCGACCTCGTGCGCAACGCCCTGCGAATGCGTCCGGACCGCCTCGTCGTGGGGGAGTGTCGCGGTGCCGAGGTCAGGGATATGCTCACGGCGCTGAATACCGGGCACGAGGGTGGCAGCGCCACGATCCACGCGAACACTGCCGAAGCTGTTCCCAGCCGTCTGGCGGCGCTGGGAGCACTGGCGAACATGAGTCCGCAGGCCGTGTTCTCACAGTTCTCGACCGCTATCGACCTTGTCATCCACCTGCGACGGGTCGGAGCCGACCGAGGAATCACGGAACTGGCGATTCCCACCCGTGAGAGCAGCAGCGGGGTGAGAATGGAACCTGTGTGGGGACGACCATCTCCGCTGTCCGAAGGGACTTTCAACCGTCGGGCCCTGAGCCGATTCGAAGCCGTGCTCGAGCAGAAGGCCGCCTGA
- a CDS encoding DEAD/DEAH box helicase: MASSALLDIVTGFGARDERIVHVRDIPQRFEHESAWPDWIDEELKHACHAIGVDQLWDHQLEAAQAAREGSDVVIATPTASGKSLGFWLPVLESIQNTRAKLRTSSAIYIAPTKALAADQLANLEKLIVQGMRPATYDGDTSQESKDWARRHANIIFTNPDMLHRGILPQHERFSRLFKSLRYIVIDEAHRYRGVFGSHVALILRRLLRIAAHYGAHPVVIGASATMANPDQAFSKLTGRDVHAVSQDSSPRASGSFALWEPPVSPGGERRSGLVEAADILTDAMCAGYRSIAFIASRRGTEALASTVRDQVGQVDDSLKDKVAAYRGGYLAEERRLLESALRSGRLLAVASTNALELGIDISGLDLVIISGWPGTLASLWQQAGRAGRAGQRWMAVFIARDDPLDTYVVNHPEVIFDAPVDAGVIHPGNPHVLGGHLCAAAAEVPLQESDLVHFPDNSAEVLADLVERKLLRARPTGWFWAKDSSAADMSDIRGSGGGQFRLVEASTGALLGTVDESGAFTGAHPGAVYTHQGADFTVLDLDLEDHVALVERAEVDYTTQARSQTEIDIVDTDQQRTLPSGVTVCSGTVDVKDHVIAYRMRAKRGGAIIAEHDLDLPERTLQTKAVWWTIPQALLDEAEIIHADLPGAVHAAEHASIGLLPLFAGCDRWDIGGVSTALHADTGMATVFVYDGLAGGAGFAERGYEVIEGWLSATRDAIAACECIDGCPSCVQSPKCGNGNEPLEKDAALRLLRAVLD; the protein is encoded by the coding sequence ATGGCCTCTTCTGCTCTTCTCGACATCGTCACCGGATTCGGTGCCAGGGATGAACGGATCGTCCATGTGCGCGATATTCCACAGCGCTTCGAACATGAGTCGGCCTGGCCGGACTGGATCGACGAGGAACTCAAACATGCCTGCCACGCCATCGGCGTGGATCAGCTGTGGGATCATCAGCTCGAAGCCGCCCAGGCCGCGCGCGAGGGATCCGACGTCGTCATCGCCACTCCGACCGCTTCGGGAAAGTCACTCGGCTTCTGGTTGCCGGTCCTCGAATCCATTCAGAACACCCGGGCGAAGCTGCGCACCTCCTCAGCGATCTACATCGCGCCGACGAAGGCATTGGCCGCAGACCAATTGGCGAACTTAGAGAAGCTCATCGTCCAAGGCATGCGCCCGGCCACCTATGACGGGGATACTTCGCAGGAGTCGAAGGACTGGGCCAGGCGGCACGCGAACATCATCTTCACCAATCCGGACATGCTCCATCGCGGGATCCTGCCGCAGCACGAACGCTTCTCCCGACTCTTCAAATCGCTGCGTTACATCGTCATCGACGAAGCTCACCGCTACCGCGGAGTCTTCGGCTCCCACGTCGCACTGATTCTGCGCCGCCTGCTGCGCATCGCCGCCCACTACGGGGCTCATCCCGTGGTCATCGGGGCTTCGGCGACGATGGCGAACCCGGATCAGGCGTTCTCCAAACTCACCGGGAGAGACGTCCACGCGGTGAGCCAGGATTCCTCTCCGCGTGCTTCGGGCAGCTTCGCACTGTGGGAACCCCCGGTCTCCCCCGGAGGCGAGCGCCGCAGCGGTTTGGTCGAGGCCGCCGACATCCTCACCGACGCCATGTGCGCCGGGTACCGGTCGATCGCGTTCATCGCCTCCCGCCGTGGCACCGAGGCTCTTGCGTCTACGGTCCGAGATCAAGTGGGCCAGGTCGATGACTCGCTGAAGGACAAGGTCGCGGCCTATCGCGGCGGCTACCTCGCCGAGGAGCGCAGGCTGCTCGAGTCCGCACTGCGTTCGGGTCGGCTGCTGGCTGTGGCGTCGACGAATGCTCTCGAGCTTGGCATCGACATCTCCGGCCTCGACCTCGTCATCATCTCGGGGTGGCCGGGAACCCTGGCATCGCTGTGGCAGCAGGCTGGTCGGGCCGGACGTGCGGGACAGCGGTGGATGGCGGTGTTCATCGCCCGTGATGACCCGTTGGACACCTACGTCGTCAATCACCCCGAGGTCATCTTCGATGCTCCCGTCGATGCAGGAGTCATCCACCCTGGCAATCCCCACGTGCTGGGCGGGCACCTGTGTGCCGCGGCCGCGGAAGTTCCGTTGCAGGAATCGGATCTTGTCCACTTCCCCGACAACTCCGCCGAGGTGCTCGCTGACCTGGTCGAGCGCAAACTTCTGCGGGCCCGGCCCACCGGATGGTTCTGGGCGAAGGACTCGTCCGCGGCGGATATGTCCGATATCCGAGGCAGCGGGGGCGGCCAGTTCCGACTCGTCGAGGCCAGCACCGGTGCCCTGCTGGGCACCGTCGACGAGTCCGGGGCCTTCACCGGCGCTCACCCCGGGGCGGTCTATACACACCAAGGGGCAGACTTCACTGTCCTCGATCTTGATCTCGAAGATCATGTGGCACTCGTCGAACGGGCCGAGGTCGACTACACGACGCAGGCAAGATCGCAGACCGAGATCGACATTGTCGACACCGACCAGCAGCGGACTCTGCCGTCTGGGGTGACTGTGTGCAGCGGAACGGTCGACGTCAAGGACCATGTCATCGCCTACCGGATGCGGGCGAAGCGCGGTGGTGCGATCATCGCCGAGCACGATCTCGATCTGCCCGAACGCACCCTGCAGACGAAGGCCGTGTGGTGGACGATTCCGCAGGCGCTGCTGGACGAGGCTGAGATCATCCACGCCGATCTGCCTGGTGCCGTCCACGCGGCCGAGCATGCCTCGATCGGCCTCCTGCCGCTGTTCGCTGGCTGTGACCGGTGGGACATCGGCGGAGTCTCCACGGCTCTGCACGCCGATACCGGCATGGCCACCGTCTTCGTCTACGACGGTTTGGCCGGTGGGGCTGGATTCGCCGAGCGCGGATATGAGGTCATCGAGGGGTGGCTGTCAGCGACTCGTGATGCGATCGCCGCGTGCGAATGCATCGACGGCTGTCCCTCATGCGTGCAGTCGCCGAAATGCGGCAACGGCAATGAACCCCTGGAGAAGGATGCGGCCCTGCGACTGTTGAGAGCAGTTCTGGACTGA
- a CDS encoding DUF4244 domain-containing protein, translating to MSIGTTTKDCDGPLYPHWGEARRVDTKDVDWSGVAEYANPGTDSDPAAGAGEGNAEEPLRGDGTPEAWGPDAGATTAEYAITTLAACGFAALLVVILKSEPIKELVTGVIQTALGLGA from the coding sequence ATGAGCATAGGAACAACGACGAAGGACTGCGACGGTCCGCTCTACCCCCATTGGGGTGAGGCACGCCGCGTCGACACCAAAGACGTCGATTGGTCAGGAGTCGCCGAGTACGCCAACCCCGGCACCGACTCGGATCCTGCAGCTGGAGCGGGTGAGGGCAACGCTGAAGAACCGTTGCGTGGCGACGGGACTCCGGAAGCGTGGGGCCCCGATGCGGGAGCGACGACCGCAGAGTATGCGATCACCACCCTTGCCGCCTGCGGATTCGCAGCATTGTTGGTCGTCATTTTGAAGTCAGAACCGATCAAGGAACTCGTCACCGGCGTGATCCAAACGGCACTTGGCCTCGGGGCCTGA
- a CDS encoding DUF7059 domain-containing protein, with protein MSELDMTLVADRLYRAGYTVPRLRQLWGGPIASALVRNNAAPAIHYCEQVLNSAKMHAKTQESFDQNLAALALLFHFHRDVSTDTARTALGDDAFDVAVDRGLLVAGTNGDTGKYEVAEVGTAGCVSAPFAITPYDLPVGVPRGFRPGDENLYLVSDHGTLINPDVLDGDFVLGLGGAGRTLVSLTPRDQVSVSADVGTGCGIQALLLARHSDRVIATDISERALHLTGLSAELNGVGNIELRAGSMLEPLHEQVDLLVSNPPFVITPRANVTTFEYRDAGMTGDRLVRSLFTAIPDSLQPGGRSVCLGNWETTSARDAGPESWVTDPDTSVLVIEREGLDPIAYAETWIRDGGIPRASKEWNAATTAWMDDFATRDVSEVVFGYVIMHKQSDSAEGSDSHEAEQAADNDVPTIADHAGAGTSSQSSSTFKTTVRTTSAIANNPHGLGQFVATTFALRSWLATAGAEEIANTVFTRSPDLVEHRHHVPGESDPSSITLEQGIGFGQVFDLDTALAGFVSVADGSLSLRQTAVALAQLLDVNPTALEDQLIAQVRKLVAAGALLPVND; from the coding sequence GTGAGTGAACTAGACATGACCCTCGTGGCAGACCGACTCTACCGGGCTGGCTACACCGTGCCCCGACTGCGCCAATTGTGGGGTGGACCCATCGCCTCCGCATTGGTGCGCAACAATGCGGCACCGGCGATCCACTACTGCGAACAGGTGCTCAACTCCGCGAAGATGCACGCGAAGACGCAGGAGTCATTCGACCAGAATCTGGCGGCTCTGGCGCTGCTCTTCCACTTCCATCGTGACGTCAGTACCGACACCGCCCGGACCGCTCTCGGCGACGATGCGTTCGACGTCGCCGTCGACCGGGGACTGCTCGTGGCTGGAACCAACGGCGACACCGGCAAATATGAGGTCGCCGAGGTGGGAACTGCTGGATGTGTGTCCGCTCCGTTTGCTATCACTCCCTATGATCTGCCGGTCGGAGTTCCGCGCGGCTTTCGCCCAGGCGACGAGAACCTCTACCTGGTCAGCGATCACGGGACTCTCATCAATCCCGATGTCCTCGACGGCGACTTCGTACTCGGGCTCGGAGGAGCAGGACGCACCCTCGTGTCACTGACACCTCGCGACCAGGTCAGTGTCTCCGCCGATGTCGGCACCGGGTGCGGCATCCAGGCTCTGCTTCTGGCCCGACACAGCGACCGCGTCATCGCCACCGACATCTCGGAACGGGCACTGCACCTGACGGGTCTCAGCGCCGAACTCAACGGGGTGGGCAACATCGAGCTCCGGGCCGGATCCATGCTCGAACCACTGCACGAACAGGTGGATCTGCTCGTATCCAACCCACCCTTCGTCATCACACCTCGTGCCAACGTCACCACCTTCGAATACAGAGACGCAGGGATGACCGGCGACCGCCTGGTCCGGTCCCTGTTCACTGCGATTCCCGACTCTCTCCAACCAGGCGGACGCTCAGTGTGTCTCGGGAACTGGGAGACCACCTCGGCGAGGGATGCAGGTCCAGAATCCTGGGTCACGGACCCGGACACCTCGGTGCTCGTCATCGAACGGGAAGGACTTGACCCCATCGCCTATGCGGAGACATGGATCCGCGATGGGGGCATCCCTCGTGCCAGCAAGGAATGGAACGCTGCGACCACGGCGTGGATGGATGACTTCGCCACCCGGGACGTGAGCGAGGTCGTCTTCGGCTATGTCATCATGCACAAGCAGTCGGACTCAGCTGAAGGCAGTGACAGCCACGAGGCTGAGCAGGCCGCAGATAACGATGTCCCAACGATTGCCGACCACGCGGGTGCCGGCACCTCTTCGCAGTCGTCCTCAACGTTCAAGACCACGGTCAGGACCACCTCGGCGATTGCGAACAACCCGCATGGGCTCGGGCAGTTCGTCGCCACTACGTTCGCGCTGAGGTCATGGCTGGCCACCGCCGGGGCCGAGGAGATCGCGAACACGGTCTTCACGCGTTCCCCGGACCTCGTCGAGCACCGCCACCATGTCCCCGGAGAATCAGATCCGAGCTCGATCACCCTAGAGCAGGGGATCGGATTCGGGCAGGTCTTCGACCTCGACACCGCCCTGGCCGGATTCGTCTCCGTCGCCGACGGCAGCCTGAGCCTGAGGCAGACCGCGGTGGCTCTGGCACAGCTTCTCGACGTCAATCCGACCGCTCTCGAAGACCAGCTCATCGCCCAGGTGAGGAAGCTCGTCGCCGCCGGTGCGCTGCTGCCTGTGAACGATTGA